A genomic region of Arachis hypogaea cultivar Tifrunner chromosome 5, arahy.Tifrunner.gnm2.J5K5, whole genome shotgun sequence contains the following coding sequences:
- the LOC112802542 gene encoding cytochrome P450 82A1 — protein MDSVLNYLNPTAIIGILSLIIVLLYILLFRPFKPGGNLKEPPMAAGAWPILGHLPLLRGSQPLHTTLGTMADKYGPLFTIKFGATKTIVLSNWEMAKECFTINDMAISSRPKTVAIENLSYNFAVFGLGPYGPYWRELRKIVTLELLSNRRIELLGHVRVSEVQASINELYSLWSRKKNKESYNSDDDGYVSVEMKEWFSQLTFNSVLRMIAGKRYFGGATADAVSTAVGEEKAKKCLKLIEDFMHLLGLFTVGDAIPALRWMDLGGHERAMKRTAKELDSVLNEWLEEHRRSFGEKATSERDFMDVMISIIGEKKIHGFDADTIIKATTMAMIVGGTDTTGVTLTWALSLLLRNPRTLKKVKEELDSQIGKERCITESDLNKLVYLQAIVKETLRLYPAGPLGGPREFTESCTLGGFYVTKGSRLITNIWKIQTDPSIWSDPLEFKPERFLTTHRDTDLKGQHFEFLPFGSGRRMCPGMSFALQMVHFALARFLHSFEILKPSSDEAIDMTGILGLSYAKATPIEILIKPCLAQACYETM, from the exons ATGGATTCAGTCTTAAATTACCTAAACCCCACCGCCATAATCGGAATCCTTTCTCTAATAATAGTCTTGCTCTATATACTTCTCTTTCGTCCCTTCAAACCTGGTGGTAACCTCAAAGAACCTCCCATGGCAGCTGGTGCGTGGCCTATACTGGGTCACCTTCCATTGTTGCGCGGTTCACAGCCACTCCACACGACTTTAGGCACCATGGCTGATAAATATGGACCTCTTTTCACCATCAAGTTCGGCGCTACAAAGACCATAGTACTCAGCAACTGGGAAATGGCCAAAGAGTGTTTCACCATAAACGACATGGCCATTTCGTCTCGCCCCAAAACCGTTGCAATTGAGAACCTTTCTTACAACTTCGCCGTTTTCGGTTTAGGACCGTACGGTCCATACTGGCGCGAGCTTCGAAAGATCGTAACGTTAGAGCTACTCTCGAACCGCCGCATAGAGCTACTAGGCCACGTTCGCGTCTCTGAAGTTCAAGCTTCCATTAACGAGCTCTATAGTCTTTGGTCcagaaagaaaaacaaggagTCTTATAACTCTGATGATGACGGTTATGTGTCGGTGGAGATGAAAGAATGGTTTTCGCAACTGACCTTCAACTCGGTTCTTAGAATGATTGCTGGAAAGAGATACTTTGGTGGTGCTACCGCGGATGCTGTGTCGACGGCCGTCGGCGAGGAAAAGGCGAAGAAGTGTTTAAAATTAATTGAAGATTTTATGCATCTTTTGGGGTTATTTACTGTGGGAGACGCTATTCCTGCGCTCAGGTGGATGGATTTGGGAGGCCATGAGAGAGCCATGAAAAGAACTGCTAAGGAATTGGACAGTGTTTTGAATGAATGGTTAGAGGAGCATAGAAGAAGTTTCGGTGAAAAGGCTACCAGTGAACGTGACTTCATGGATGTTATGATTTCCATTATCGGAGAAAAAAAGATTCATGGGTTTGATGCTGATACTATAATTAAAGCCACAACAATG GCAATGATCGTGGGAGGAACTGATACAACTGGTGTTACTCTTACATGGGCACTAAGTTTGTTATTAAGAAATCCTCGTAcactaaaaaaagtaaaagaagaacTCGATAGTCAAATTGGAAAAGAGAGATGCATAACGGAGTCAGATTTAAACAAATTGGTGTATCTTCAAGCCATAGTGAAAGAGACACTAAGATTATATCCAGCAGGTCCTCTTGGAGGACCACGTGAATTCACAGAGAGTTGCACTTTAGGTGGATTTTATGTTACAAAAGGATCTCGACTAATTACAAATATATGGAAGATTCAAACTGATCCTAGTATTTGGTCAGATCCCTTGGAATTCAAGCCAGAGAGGTTCCTCACAACTCACAGAGACACAGACCTTAAGGGTCAGCATTTCGAGTTTTTGCCATTTGGAAGTGGTAGAAGGATGTGTCCTGGAATGTCGTTTGCACTTCAAATGGTTCACTTTGCTTTGGCCAGGTTCTTGCACTCGTTTGAGATTTTGAAACCATCTTCTGATGAAGCAATTGATATGACTGGTATCCTTGGACTGTCTTATGCCAAAGCTACTCCAATTGAGATTCTCATCAAGCCATGTTTGGCTCAAGCTTGTTATGAAACCATGTAA